Proteins encoded by one window of Emticicia oligotrophica DSM 17448:
- the alaS gene encoding alanine--tRNA ligase, with product MTSHEIRKAFLDFFKSKEHLIVPSAPLVAKNDPTLMFNNSGMAQFKDFFLGNGTPPSKRIADTQKCLRVSGKHNDLEDVGFDTYHHTMFEMLGNWSFGDYFKKEALEWSWELLTEVYKLPKERIYVSVFEGSKDDGVPFDQEAFDIWKELIGDENRIILGNKKDNFWEMGDTGPCGPCSEIHIDLRDQAEIDMISGKELVNKDHPQVIEIWNNVFMQFERKADKSLVLLPAKHVDTGMGFERLCMAIQGKKSNYDTDVFQNTIQVIEQMSGKKYGENGTLSTNNYVDVAMRVIADHIRAVAFTIADGQLPSNAKAGYVIRRILRRAVRYGYSYLGFDEPFMTKLVPVLADQFAEVFPELKAQQDFVGRVIEEEEKSFLRTLETGLKKLDDIIEQATAEKKDVISGEVVFELSDTFGFPSDLTALIAREKGFKIDEEGFQKALQEQKDRSRKDSAKEATDWVELNEGSDFEFVGYDEVSAEAQIIKYRKVKTKAGEEYHIVLDRTPFYAEMGGQVGDTGHIIIGNHSVKIKDTKKENDLFIHISTDNNLDVILQNAGTVVAHIDEARRDKIRVNHTVTHLMLAAMRQVLGTHIVQKGSYQDDNITRFDFSHFAKVTDEELGKIEDIVNAKIQENIPLETKVNMPIADAIALGATATFGEKYGDFVRVVIFDPKFSVELCGGTHVSSTGKIGIFKFISEGSVSAGVRRVEALTGGTAIASINEQLAVSSQLKEMLRNTDLVKAVENLLAEKATLQKKLEALENEKLQELKNELAQNAENINGVNVIAAKVTVPSADALKQLCYELKTKVARLYAVIGTEFNGKPQIAVIIDEEVMKEKGLHAGNIVKELAKEMKGGGGGQPFFATAGGSDASGLEKAIEKGKNLI from the coding sequence ATGACTTCTCACGAAATACGTAAGGCTTTTTTAGATTTCTTCAAAAGTAAAGAGCATTTAATAGTTCCGTCTGCACCTTTAGTTGCAAAGAATGACCCAACATTAATGTTCAATAACTCAGGAATGGCCCAATTTAAGGACTTTTTCTTGGGAAATGGTACGCCTCCTTCAAAACGTATTGCCGATACTCAAAAGTGTCTTCGTGTAAGTGGTAAACACAATGATTTAGAAGATGTAGGTTTTGATACTTACCATCATACAATGTTTGAAATGCTTGGAAATTGGTCATTTGGAGATTATTTCAAGAAAGAAGCATTAGAATGGTCGTGGGAACTTTTGACAGAAGTATATAAATTACCCAAGGAAAGAATCTATGTTTCAGTATTCGAAGGAAGTAAAGATGATGGTGTGCCATTTGACCAAGAGGCGTTTGATATTTGGAAAGAATTGATTGGCGATGAAAACCGTATTATTTTAGGAAACAAGAAAGATAATTTTTGGGAAATGGGCGATACTGGTCCATGTGGACCATGTTCAGAAATCCATATAGATTTGCGTGACCAAGCCGAAATTGATATGATTAGTGGGAAAGAGTTGGTAAATAAAGACCACCCACAAGTAATTGAGATTTGGAATAACGTATTCATGCAATTTGAGCGTAAAGCCGATAAATCATTAGTTTTATTGCCAGCTAAACACGTAGATACAGGAATGGGCTTTGAACGTTTATGTATGGCGATTCAAGGTAAAAAATCAAATTATGATACTGATGTTTTCCAAAATACAATTCAAGTAATTGAGCAAATGTCGGGTAAAAAGTATGGCGAAAATGGTACGCTTTCAACCAACAATTACGTAGATGTAGCCATGCGTGTAATTGCTGACCACATTCGTGCAGTGGCCTTTACTATTGCCGATGGACAATTACCATCAAATGCTAAAGCTGGTTATGTAATTCGTCGTATTTTACGTCGTGCCGTGCGTTATGGTTATTCTTATTTAGGTTTCGACGAGCCATTCATGACAAAACTTGTTCCAGTATTGGCTGACCAATTTGCCGAAGTATTCCCTGAATTAAAAGCACAGCAAGATTTCGTTGGACGTGTCATTGAAGAAGAAGAAAAGTCTTTCTTACGTACGCTTGAAACTGGCTTGAAAAAGTTAGATGATATTATTGAACAAGCAACTGCTGAGAAAAAAGATGTTATTTCTGGTGAAGTTGTATTCGAGCTTTCTGATACTTTTGGTTTTCCTTCAGACCTTACTGCATTGATTGCCCGTGAAAAAGGCTTCAAAATTGATGAAGAAGGCTTCCAAAAAGCCTTACAAGAGCAAAAAGACCGTTCGAGAAAAGATTCTGCCAAAGAAGCAACAGATTGGGTTGAGTTGAATGAAGGCTCTGACTTTGAATTTGTAGGTTATGACGAAGTTTCGGCAGAAGCTCAAATTATTAAGTATAGAAAGGTAAAAACAAAGGCAGGAGAAGAATACCATATTGTTCTTGATAGAACTCCTTTTTATGCAGAAATGGGTGGGCAAGTTGGAGATACTGGTCATATTATTATTGGAAATCATTCAGTTAAAATCAAGGATACGAAAAAGGAAAATGACCTTTTCATTCATATATCAACTGATAATAATCTTGATGTAATCTTACAAAATGCAGGTACGGTAGTTGCCCACATTGATGAGGCACGTCGAGATAAAATTCGAGTTAACCATACAGTTACCCACTTGATGTTAGCAGCCATGCGTCAGGTTTTAGGTACACATATTGTACAGAAAGGTTCATATCAGGATGATAATATTACTCGTTTCGACTTCTCACATTTTGCAAAGGTTACTGATGAAGAATTAGGGAAAATTGAGGATATTGTGAACGCAAAAATCCAAGAAAATATTCCATTAGAAACTAAAGTTAATATGCCAATTGCCGATGCCATTGCATTAGGAGCAACGGCTACTTTTGGAGAAAAATATGGTGATTTTGTACGAGTAGTTATCTTTGATCCTAAATTTTCTGTAGAGCTTTGTGGGGGTACTCACGTTTCGTCAACTGGAAAAATTGGTATCTTTAAATTTATTTCTGAAGGCTCTGTTTCTGCAGGTGTACGCCGTGTTGAGGCACTTACGGGTGGTACAGCAATTGCTTCAATCAACGAGCAGTTGGCGGTAAGTTCACAATTAAAAGAGATGCTTCGTAATACTGATTTAGTGAAGGCAGTTGAAAATCTATTAGCTGAAAAAGCTACTTTGCAAAAGAAACTAGAGGCATTAGAGAATGAAAAATTACAAGAACTAAAGAATGAGCTTGCTCAAAATGCTGAAAATATTAATGGTGTCAATGTAATTGCTGCTAAAGTTACTGTACCTTCAGCTGATGCACTTAAACAACTTTGTTATGAATTAAAAACAAAAGTTGCTCGTTTGTATGCTGTAATTGGTACAGAATTCAACGGGAAACCTCAAATTGCTGTAATCATTGATGAGGAAGTAATGAAAGAAAAAGGTCTTCATGCTGGAAATATTGTCAAAGAACTTGCCAAAGAAATGAAAGGTGGAGGCGGAGGACAGCCATTCTTTGCAACCGCAGGAGGAAGCGATGCAAGTGGTCTTGAAAAGGCGATAGAAAAAGGTAAAAACTTAATTTAA
- a CDS encoding lipopolysaccharide biosynthesis protein: MKKLLAKFDTSFIERSSLMMGNILNAGLGFLTFGILARGLSKEDFGIWVLYLSVFGFVEMLRAGSIYQALVKYVASCHDKVQERRFILGAWQISLWLTAIILLVIFSVKVLFESYFFIRFSELLFIQYPVVICLMLPINMATMIFHSRQQFIKLWFINFLQSAPFLAALFFSKSLDLQLVVNIHLLVRAFIVVYTVIFERGIWVNFKSLFSNPKKTDSSYKELLNFSRFTVLSQVGSSLLKNVDIWLINHFAGSSMVALYQIPLKLVEIFEIPLRSWAMSAYPRFSNLVAHQKILDLKKNFIKELGLFTLGILPIIGILYLFAEEAIVLFAGKGYAEATVLLKLFMLYVLLLPTDRYLGITLDALNFPQINTVKVFVMLFINIIGDYLVLHFELGLMAVIGITLLNITFGIVIGVYFMKQQFNEKNIIAISSI, translated from the coding sequence ATGAAAAAATTATTAGCCAAATTTGATACCTCATTTATTGAAAGAAGTAGCCTAATGATGGGCAATATTCTAAATGCAGGATTAGGTTTCCTTACATTCGGTATATTGGCACGTGGGCTTTCAAAAGAAGACTTTGGTATTTGGGTATTGTATTTGAGCGTATTTGGATTTGTTGAAATGCTCCGTGCTGGTTCTATTTACCAAGCATTGGTAAAATATGTTGCATCGTGCCATGACAAAGTACAAGAACGAAGATTTATTCTAGGTGCATGGCAAATTAGCCTTTGGTTAACAGCAATTATTTTGTTGGTTATTTTCAGCGTAAAAGTATTATTTGAATCGTATTTTTTTATCAGATTTTCTGAGTTGTTGTTTATTCAGTATCCGGTCGTCATTTGCTTGATGTTACCCATCAACATGGCGACCATGATATTTCATTCTCGTCAGCAATTCATTAAATTGTGGTTTATAAACTTCTTACAAAGTGCTCCATTTTTAGCTGCATTATTTTTCTCGAAGAGCCTCGATTTGCAATTAGTTGTAAACATACACTTGTTAGTAAGAGCATTTATTGTAGTTTATACTGTTATTTTTGAGCGTGGCATTTGGGTAAATTTTAAATCCTTATTTTCAAATCCAAAGAAAACAGATAGTTCTTATAAAGAACTTCTCAATTTTAGTCGCTTTACTGTACTTTCACAAGTGGGTTCTAGTTTACTAAAAAATGTTGATATTTGGCTAATAAATCACTTTGCTGGTTCAAGCATGGTTGCTCTATATCAAATACCACTTAAACTAGTTGAGATTTTTGAAATTCCTTTGAGAAGCTGGGCAATGTCGGCCTACCCAAGATTTTCAAACTTAGTTGCACACCAAAAAATACTTGATTTGAAAAAAAACTTCATTAAAGAGCTGGGTTTATTTACTTTAGGAATTTTACCGATAATAGGAATATTATACTTATTTGCTGAAGAAGCCATTGTACTTTTTGCGGGTAAAGGGTATGCAGAAGCAACGGTTTTACTTAAATTATTTATGTTGTATGTATTATTACTACCAACTGACCGTTATCTTGGCATTACGCTTGATGCTCTCAATTTCCCACAAATAAATACAGTAAAAGTATTTGTAATGTTGTTTATCAATATCATTGGTGACTATTTAGTTCTTCATTTTGAATTAGGATTAATGGCTGTTATCGGAATAACTCTGCTAAATATTACTTTTGGCATTGTTATTGGCGTGTATTTCATGAAACAACAATTCAATGAAAAAAATATCATCGCCATTTCAAGCATCTAA
- a CDS encoding LruC domain-containing protein: protein MKNIIISIFTIYLLSSCLPKADEITLNPQSSDYAIEKLNVPATFDFKNSKEVKISVSILNGVDKPLKSIPFTIVTEPNGEVIFTGMTDQNGLVEVSKDLGNHIKQLSFKTDMIGIPNSLTVNIESQKATFKIGGSKPVTSMFVENETNFSNAREAFSTSSDGFEYEVMGKWNSSGVPEYLEPVNETITTEFLQDINSSLPESKPLTGTHPEYLKNDRPTTLVLNEKAEVWITFVHEGAGWQNSLGFYKFDPKAPPKTVKDVDNAKLVFPNVSFPGSGGGLVSGSKVKIGTFDKGEAIGFFLLANAFQGKDAKVGSGYYTHFSHSELNVEKNSDLRRHFVVLDDTKSNRMLVAVEDVSRESTPIGCDNDFNDAIFYVTSNPVKAIENPSIPPMDTKETDTDGDGVNDTRDEFPKDKDRAFSSYTPSKSTFGTLAYEDLWPSKGDYDFNDLVLNYQFQEITNAKNEVVDIKLKTVIKAVGASFRNGWGFELPIDPSKVKKVSGQSLLNGLISTSANGTEVGSNNAVIMVFDDAFDKIKRVGADFINTVAKQPYSQGDTMNVTVELTSPVASSTLGAAPYNPFIVVNKDRGKEVHLPNYKPTEKANTKLFGTLDDRTNPSKAIYYKNFKNLPWAIHIPVSFDYPYEKTEILKGYNYFGKWAESNGVDFPDWYLDKTGYRVPENIYKK from the coding sequence ATGAAAAACATAATCATCTCAATCTTTACCATTTATTTATTGAGTTCTTGTCTTCCAAAAGCTGATGAAATCACTTTGAATCCACAGAGCTCAGATTACGCTATTGAAAAATTAAATGTTCCAGCAACATTTGATTTCAAAAACTCAAAAGAGGTAAAAATTAGCGTATCCATTTTAAACGGCGTTGATAAACCATTAAAATCAATACCATTTACGATTGTAACTGAACCAAACGGAGAAGTAATATTCACAGGTATGACCGACCAAAATGGCTTAGTTGAAGTTTCAAAAGATTTAGGAAACCATATCAAACAACTGTCATTCAAAACTGATATGATTGGTATTCCAAATAGCTTGACTGTAAATATTGAATCGCAAAAAGCAACATTCAAAATTGGTGGTAGTAAGCCAGTAACGAGTATGTTTGTTGAAAACGAGACGAATTTCAGCAACGCACGTGAAGCTTTTTCAACTTCTTCTGATGGTTTTGAATATGAAGTTATGGGTAAATGGAATTCATCAGGTGTTCCAGAATATTTAGAGCCAGTTAATGAAACAATTACAACTGAGTTCTTGCAAGATATTAACTCAAGTTTACCTGAAAGTAAGCCTTTAACAGGAACTCACCCAGAATACTTGAAAAATGATAGACCAACTACGCTTGTTTTAAACGAAAAAGCAGAGGTATGGATTACATTCGTACACGAAGGTGCTGGTTGGCAGAACTCATTAGGATTTTACAAGTTTGATCCAAAGGCACCACCTAAAACAGTTAAGGATGTTGATAATGCCAAATTAGTTTTCCCTAATGTTTCTTTCCCTGGAAGTGGTGGTGGATTAGTTTCTGGAAGTAAGGTAAAAATAGGTACTTTTGACAAAGGTGAAGCAATTGGATTTTTCTTATTAGCAAATGCTTTTCAAGGCAAAGATGCGAAGGTAGGTAGTGGATATTACACACACTTTAGCCACTCGGAATTAAACGTTGAGAAAAACTCTGATTTAAGAAGACACTTTGTAGTTCTTGATGATACAAAATCAAACAGAATGTTGGTGGCAGTTGAAGATGTGAGCAGAGAAAGTACGCCAATTGGATGTGATAATGACTTTAATGATGCTATATTCTATGTAACTTCTAATCCAGTTAAAGCGATTGAAAACCCTTCGATTCCTCCAATGGATACAAAAGAAACAGATACCGATGGTGACGGTGTAAATGATACAAGAGACGAGTTCCCTAAAGATAAAGATAGAGCATTCTCTTCTTATACACCTTCAAAGTCAACTTTCGGAACTTTAGCTTATGAAGATTTATGGCCATCAAAAGGTGATTATGATTTCAATGACTTGGTTCTAAACTATCAATTCCAAGAAATCACTAATGCGAAAAATGAAGTAGTAGATATCAAGTTAAAAACTGTAATTAAAGCTGTAGGTGCTTCTTTTAGAAATGGATGGGGCTTCGAATTACCAATCGACCCTTCTAAAGTTAAAAAAGTAAGTGGACAATCACTTCTAAATGGATTGATTTCTACCTCAGCAAATGGAACAGAAGTTGGTTCGAATAATGCAGTAATTATGGTATTTGATGATGCATTTGATAAAATTAAAAGGGTAGGGGCAGATTTCATCAATACAGTAGCTAAACAACCCTATTCACAAGGTGATACGATGAATGTAACTGTCGAACTTACCTCGCCTGTGGCTTCATCAACTTTAGGTGCAGCTCCTTACAATCCTTTTATTGTTGTGAATAAAGATCGTGGAAAAGAAGTACACCTTCCTAATTACAAGCCAACTGAAAAGGCTAATACTAAATTGTTTGGAACATTAGATGACCGTACTAACCCTAGTAAAGCTATTTATTACAAAAACTTCAAAAATTTACCTTGGGCAATTCATATTCCAGTAAGTTTTGATTATCCTTACGAAAAAACAGAAATCTTAAAAGGATATAATTACTTTGGAAAATGGGCCGAAAGTAACGGAGTTGATTTTCCAGATTGGTACTTAGATAAAACTGGATACAGAGTACCAGAAAACATCTATAAAAAATAA
- a CDS encoding O-antigen ligase family protein → MKKISSPFQASKGSEQLKKPLNLGLLILFGIFFSLIISKSGFTAGIAFAALPFLFFFLYQLFTYPKLGIYSTIFMGFMVNGIPRYVSDAPVGLAIDGILFLTFIALLVKKQKIDWSEASSGLTIVSIIWMGYNVLEIFNPEARSFEAWFYAMRGVSLYMFLAVPLTFVLLKERKDLDLYLNLWLIISIIGSINGLKQNIIGVDSFEQAWLDAGAAKQHILFGKLRVFSFYSDAGQFGASQAHTLVVATILALQSGLSLKRKIFYFTAAFLSLIGMFISGTRGAMAVPAIGFMTYFFMSKNFRVFGGGVLIGGIVFYILKFTFIGQNVYAINRMRTALDPNDASLLVRLENQKKLANYLASRPFGGGVGSAGSWGLRFSPNSFLAQTPTDSWFVRIWAEEGAVGLTVHLIILFYIAIQGGIILWNLPDKNLRQQFLAIHAGTLGIYVASYGNGILGQMPTGILLYVGWALMFKAKKICGLSYPFSKQAKTIL, encoded by the coding sequence ATGAAAAAAATATCATCGCCATTTCAAGCATCTAAAGGGTCTGAGCAACTCAAAAAACCCTTAAACCTTGGCTTGTTAATTTTATTTGGCATTTTCTTTTCACTAATTATTTCAAAATCAGGATTTACGGCTGGGATTGCTTTTGCGGCTTTGCCTTTCCTTTTTTTCTTTTTATACCAACTTTTCACCTACCCCAAATTAGGAATTTACAGCACCATATTCATGGGATTTATGGTTAATGGAATTCCTCGTTATGTGAGCGATGCTCCCGTTGGTCTTGCCATTGATGGAATTTTATTTTTAACATTTATTGCTCTTTTGGTAAAAAAACAGAAAATTGATTGGTCGGAAGCCAGCAGTGGACTTACCATAGTATCAATTATCTGGATGGGCTATAATGTATTAGAAATTTTTAATCCAGAAGCACGAAGTTTTGAAGCATGGTTTTATGCCATGAGAGGGGTCTCGCTTTACATGTTTTTAGCAGTACCTTTGACATTTGTGTTACTCAAAGAAAGGAAAGATTTAGACCTTTATCTTAACCTTTGGTTGATAATTTCAATAATTGGCTCAATTAATGGACTAAAACAAAATATAATAGGTGTTGACTCTTTTGAACAAGCTTGGCTTGATGCAGGTGCAGCTAAACAACACATACTTTTCGGTAAATTGAGAGTATTTTCATTTTATTCGGATGCAGGCCAGTTTGGTGCTTCACAAGCACATACTTTAGTTGTGGCTACCATTTTGGCATTACAAAGTGGACTTAGCTTAAAACGAAAAATATTTTACTTTACAGCTGCATTCCTTTCATTAATTGGCATGTTTATTTCTGGAACCCGAGGTGCGATGGCAGTACCTGCTATTGGTTTTATGACATATTTTTTCATGAGTAAAAACTTTAGAGTTTTTGGTGGAGGTGTATTGATTGGTGGTATTGTGTTTTATATATTAAAATTTACTTTTATTGGACAAAACGTTTATGCTATCAATCGAATGCGAACTGCCCTAGACCCTAACGATGCTTCTTTATTAGTAAGACTTGAAAATCAGAAAAAGCTAGCAAATTATTTAGCTTCAAGACCTTTTGGTGGAGGGGTGGGCTCTGCAGGAAGCTGGGGATTAAGGTTTAGTCCAAATAGTTTTCTTGCACAGACTCCTACCGATAGTTGGTTCGTTAGAATTTGGGCCGAGGAAGGAGCAGTTGGGCTAACTGTTCACCTAATTATCTTGTTTTATATTGCCATTCAAGGCGGTATCATTCTTTGGAACCTTCCTGACAAAAATTTACGGCAACAATTCCTTGCAATTCATGCTGGAACTTTAGGGATTTATGTAGCGAGTTATGGAAATGGTATTTTAGGACAAATGCCAACAGGAATTTTACTATATGTGGGTTGGGCTTTGATGTTTAAGGCAAAAAAAATCTGTGGATTAAGTTATCCATTTTCAAAACAGGCAAAAACTATACTTTAA
- a CDS encoding glycosyltransferase has protein sequence MDSKADIICLGLPSWEGDYLKSTVQLLSEMTNFYDVLYVEYTYTWIDVIRGFLGKNTAPINRILGKEDRLRIINLENGNSINVLTLPPIIPINWISNKVIYKYLLKLNSKIIEKSIKKVTQKLKFTNPIFINAFQPNFGLNLKKKFNEKLTIYYCYDEISEAQWCKKHGAWTEFEFMKIVDAVVVSSKALLEKKKKIQTNTFLVKNGVDVGIFSDKKDINKPKTIIGYIGTIDDRIDIELVKSLIKNMPEYKFLFVGRVMDKTVESCLNILPNVEFTGAKQPEELGIEMKKIDIGLIPFKKNEFTKNIYPLKINEYLASGMPVVSTDFADLTDFEGLIYKSTDNKSFEEMLKMAIIEKDQLLVDARIGFAQLNSWKNRAVELTHIIDELTEK, from the coding sequence ATGGATTCAAAAGCTGACATTATCTGCCTTGGTTTACCTTCATGGGAGGGCGATTATCTAAAATCGACGGTACAATTGCTTTCAGAGATGACTAACTTCTATGATGTACTCTATGTTGAATATACATATACATGGATTGATGTCATAAGAGGTTTTCTAGGCAAAAATACTGCTCCGATAAATCGGATTTTAGGTAAAGAAGATAGATTGAGGATAATAAATTTAGAAAATGGTAACAGCATCAATGTTCTAACTTTGCCACCAATCATACCCATAAACTGGATATCAAACAAAGTAATATACAAGTACTTACTAAAATTAAATAGTAAGATTATTGAAAAAAGCATAAAAAAAGTAACCCAAAAATTAAAATTTACAAATCCAATATTTATCAATGCTTTCCAGCCAAACTTTGGACTTAATTTGAAAAAAAAGTTCAATGAAAAATTAACTATCTATTATTGCTATGATGAAATAAGTGAAGCTCAATGGTGTAAAAAACACGGTGCCTGGACAGAGTTCGAATTCATGAAAATTGTTGACGCTGTCGTTGTTTCATCTAAAGCACTATTGGAAAAGAAAAAAAAGATTCAAACAAACACTTTTCTAGTAAAGAATGGTGTTGATGTGGGTATTTTTAGTGATAAAAAAGATATAAACAAGCCAAAAACAATTATTGGTTACATAGGTACCATTGATGATAGGATTGATATCGAACTTGTTAAAAGCTTAATCAAAAATATGCCCGAATACAAATTTTTATTTGTTGGGCGAGTCATGGATAAAACTGTAGAATCATGTCTAAACATACTACCCAATGTTGAATTTACAGGGGCCAAGCAACCAGAGGAGTTGGGTATAGAAATGAAAAAAATTGATATTGGACTAATACCTTTCAAGAAAAATGAATTTACAAAAAATATTTATCCACTCAAAATCAACGAATATTTAGCAAGCGGAATGCCCGTTGTAAGTACAGATTTTGCAGATTTAACTGACTTTGAAGGACTCATTTATAAGAGCACAGATAATAAAAGTTTTGAAGAAATGCTAAAAATGGCTATTATTGAGAAAGATCAATTATTAGTAGATGCAAGAATCGGATTTGCTCAACTTAATTCATGGAAAAATAGAGCTGTCGAATTAACACATATTATTGATGAATTAACTGAAAAATAA
- a CDS encoding nitroreductase family protein, producing the protein MNFDQILKARRSVRVYDENAGFDSQIVTKSLERSVLSANSSNMQLWEFYQISSEEKKKKIVRACMHQSAARTASELVVFVTRHDKWKKRAAWNLANMEKQFVGKEITSKDKRALNYYKKLMPLFYTNDFLGIATLIRFLIVSYHTIIGKPIIHLITHADQRVSLHKTCALAAQTFMLSMKSENYDTCPMEGFDERIIKRILNLPASAEVCMVIACGIGKSEGIYGPRTRVPNDEVIFKV; encoded by the coding sequence ATGAACTTCGACCAAATTTTAAAAGCACGCCGTTCGGTGAGAGTATATGATGAAAATGCCGGTTTTGATAGCCAAATAGTTACGAAAAGCTTAGAAAGGTCCGTACTTTCGGCCAATAGCTCAAATATGCAGCTTTGGGAATTTTACCAAATATCGAGCGAAGAAAAAAAGAAAAAAATTGTACGTGCATGTATGCATCAGTCTGCCGCACGTACAGCATCTGAATTAGTTGTGTTTGTTACCCGTCATGATAAATGGAAAAAACGAGCTGCTTGGAATTTGGCAAATATGGAAAAACAATTTGTGGGTAAAGAAATTACATCTAAGGACAAAAGAGCGTTAAATTATTACAAAAAACTAATGCCATTGTTTTATACAAACGACTTTTTAGGTATAGCTACTCTTATTAGATTTCTTATTGTTTCATACCACACAATTATTGGAAAACCAATTATTCATTTAATTACGCATGCCGACCAAAGGGTTTCGCTGCATAAGACTTGTGCATTAGCCGCTCAGACTTTTATGCTCAGCATGAAATCAGAAAATTATGATACTTGTCCAATGGAAGGTTTTGATGAACGAATAATTAAAAGAATTTTGAATTTACCAGCAAGTGCTGAAGTTTGTATGGTTATAGCATGCGGAATTGGTAAATCAGAAGGCATATACGGACCACGTACTCGAGTACCGAATGATGAAGTTATTTTTAAAGTATAG